A part of Oncorhynchus gorbuscha isolate QuinsamMale2020 ecotype Even-year linkage group LG09, OgorEven_v1.0, whole genome shotgun sequence genomic DNA contains:
- the lg09h2orf49 gene encoding ashwin, whose amino-acid sequence MARSTSMGREGKDTSQDRGASNADLLLHPELLSHEFIQLVLNEKKITSGDDGSRDQLTALYLRHVIPLPQRALPNNRWGKRMEQTRARQSTASGQSRSFSDDHNRKRPLIVFDGSSSKSGPVRLKKPEGQTSGSGVTDRFKHPPSMNLFSPIRKLSSTTPTPSSSHSPGGPHRSPTGNKGLGSPPSSPKSVNLKRDADSSGELKEKKKIQKVTWP is encoded by the exons ATGGCGCGCTCCACTAGCATGGGGCGTGAAGGGAAAGACACATCTCAGGATAGAGGCGCTTCTAACGCAGATCTCTTACTACACCCCGAGCTCCTGTCTCATGAGTTTATCCAGTTGGTTCTGAATGAG AAAAAGATAACCAGTGGAGACGATGGGAGCCGCGACCAGCTCACGGCTCTCTACCTCCGGCACGTCATCCCCCTCCCGCAGAGAGCGCTGCCAAACAACCGCTGGGGAAAGAGGATGGAGCAGACTCGAGCGCGACAGAGCACAGCCAGCGGACAGTCTCGTAG CTTCAGTGACGACCACAACAGGAAGAGGCCTCTGATCGTGTTCGATGGCAGCTCCTCTAAAAGTGGCCCCGTCAGACTGAAAAAGCCAGAGGGTCAGACCTCGGGGTCTGGCGTTACCGACAGATTCAAGCACCCTCCCTCCATGAACCTCTTCAGCCCCATACGCAAGCTGTCCAGCACCACCCCTACCCCCTCGTCCTCCCACAGCCCAGGAGGCCCCCATAGGAGTCCCACTGGGAATAAGGGTCTGGGgagccctccctcctcccccaagTCAGTTAATCTCAAACGGGATGCAGACAGCTCG GGTGAGCTCAAAGAAAAGAAAAAGATCCAGAAAGTGACATGGCCTTGA
- the fhl2a gene encoding four and a half LIM domains protein 2a: MTERYDCHYCKESLFGKKYVLREENPYCVKCYESLYSNTCEDCKKPIGCNTRDLSYKDRHWHEECFQCFQCKRSLVDKPFSTKDDQLLCTECYSNEYSSKCHECKKTIMPGSRKMEHKGNSWHETCFTCQRCQQPIGTKSFIPKENHNFCVPCYEKQFAMQCVHCKKPIITGGVTYRDQPWHKDCFLCTGCKQQLSGQRFTSRDDFAYCLNCFCNLYAKKCASCTTPISGLGGSKYISFEERQWHNDCFNCKKCSVSLVGRGFLTERDDILCPECGKDI, encoded by the exons ATGACGGAGCGCTATGACTGCCACTACTGTAAGGAATCCCTGTTCGGGAAGAAATACGTCCTGAGAGAGGAAAACCCATACTGTGTCAAATGCTACGAGAGCCTGTACTCAAACACCTGTGAGGACTGCAAGAAACCCATCGGCTGCAACACCagg GACCTGTCCTATAAGGACCGCCACTGGCACGAGGAGTGTTTCCAGTGCTTCCAGTGTAAACGCTCTCTGGTGGACAAGCCCTTCTCCACCAAGGATGACCAGCTGCTCTGCACTGAGTGCTACTCCAATGAGTACTCCTCCAAGTGCCACGAGTGCAAGAAGACCATCATGCCTG gCTCCAGGAAGATGGAGCATAAGGGTAACAGCTGGCATGAGACCTGCTTCACCTGCCAGCGTTGCCAGCAGCCCATCGGCACCAAGAGCTTCATCCCCAAGGAGAACCACAACTTCTGTGTGCCCTGCTACGAGAAACAGTTTGCCATGCAGTGTGTGCACTGCAAGAAG CCCATCATTACTGGCGGTGTGACCTATCGCGACCAGCCCTGGCATAAGGACTGCTTCCTGTGCACCGGCTGCAAGCAGCAGCTGTCTGGCCAACGCTTCACCTCCCGTGACGACTTTGCCTACTGCCTCAACTGTTTCTGCAACCTGTATGCCAAGAAGTGTGCTTCCTGCACCACCCCAATCAGCG GTCTGGGTGGCAGTAAGTACATCTCGTTTGAAGAGCGCCAGTGGCACAACGACTGCTTCAACTGTAAGAAGTGCTCCGTCTCCCTGGTGGGCCGGGGTTTCCTCACCGAGCGTGACGACATCCTGTGCCCCGAGTGTGGCAAAGACATCTGA